Genomic segment of Pacificitalea manganoxidans:
CACGGGGGCCTCGGTTTCAAGCCAGACCTGATCCCCGTCGCGGTAGCGGATGGTCACGGGCACACGTGCCGTCTGTCCCTCATCCGCGACCCAGATGCCTGCGCCGGACCGGTCCCATGTGATCGCGGTAGAGGGCACCATCGGCAGCGGGTCGGTATCTTCGTTCATGCGAATTGCGAATGTCATGCCCGACAGCAGTAAACCTTCGGCATTGTCGATTTCGGCCTGCACGGTCGCGCTGCGGGTCACGCTGTCCAAACGGCTGTCGAACGCCGTGATGGTGCCTTCGAACACGCGCCCGGTATAGGTCGGCGTCGTCACCAGCACCGGCTTGCCCTCGGAGAGAAGACCGATGGAGCGTTCCGGCATTTCGAACGTTGCCAGCAACGTCGTGGTGTCATCCACGGTGACGATCGTATCGCCGGTGGACAGCTGATCCCCGACCTGCACGTCGCTCAGCCCCAGTCGTCCGGAAATCGGCGCGACCACGGTGCGGTTTTCCAAGGCGACCTCGGCCAGCCCGACATTCGCCTCCGCCAGCCGCAGTTCCACCAGCGCCTCGGACAACGCCACATCCGTGACGACGGCGCTGCCATTCTGATGCAACCCTTGGTAGCGGGTTACGGTCGCTTGCGCCTGATCGCGATTGGCCTCCGCGATTTCCAGCGCCAGTCGTTCGGAGCGGTCGTCCAGACGCAGCAGAACGTCGCCTTTCTCGACCAGCTTGTTGGCCTGCAACGCGGCCTCGACAACTTCGCCCGCCTCGGTCGCGACGACCTCGGCCCGACGCAGCGACACGGCACTTCCGACGGTGCGCAGCTCCTGCGTATAGGCGCGCGCCTCAAGCGGGGCGAGCACGACCGTCGTCGTCCGCCCCTGCCCACGGGGTCCACCGGGCCCTCCGGGCCCGCCGCCGGGACCACCGGGGCCCCCGGCGCCGCCGCGTGGCGCGGCGTCGGTTTGCTCGGACGGAGCGCCGCCCCACAGCTGCGCAACCTGTGCAGGCACGCCAAAAGCGATTGCATAGGCACCGGCCAGAACGACCAGCGAGAGGAGGGCGACACTAATTTTTTTCACGTTTTCACTGCTCCTGAATGGGCCTTATACGCGACGACAGATCCGTTCCGTCGCGAATAATCCACGTCTTGAAGCTTGGGTCGAGTTCGTCACAGGCCGCCAAGAGTAAATCCCGCGATTGGTAGGGCCCGGCGTCGTCGATAGCGGCGCTGACGGTCACACATTGCGCGGCCTCTGCGCCCAGATGAATCTGACCGCTCTCGGGGTCGTAGGAAAACTGCTGGTTCGGATCGCTGTCGTCGCAGGGCACCAGACCAAACGGGTTTTCGGCGTCGTCGCGCGCGGAATATGCCATGCACTTGCCCGCGTAAGTTGCTGATTCGATGCGCCCAATGTCCGGTGCGTAGGAGAACAGCACATCATCGCCGGTCGGCTTGCACGAATGCGCATGAAGTGCGTCGCTTTCGCCGCGGCCTTCGGTATCGATGCACCAGCCGAGCCCTGCAGATTCGTCAAGATTGTCGGCAAGGTGAATGATCGGCCCTTCGGTCTGAATGACCGGGCTTTCCGCCAGCACAGACTGAGGCAGGAGAAGACCTGCGAGCGCGGCGAGTCCGGCGGGGGCGATCCGAGCCTTGGCGGTTGCTGCAAAATTATAGGGGGTCATGGCATTCAACTCCTGAAGTGACATGACCATTTTGCGGCTATCCGCCCGCCCCACGCAATAACGCGCAGGGGGGCGGTAATATTTCTAGCGACATTGGGATGATGGATGGCGGGGGGGAGGGGCTAGCCCGTCTGCGTCTGCCTAGCGTTGCAGCATGCCGGATTATCGGCGGGTCAGTCCACTCGCCGCATCTGCGGGGTGGGGGCGGTCACCCCCGTTCGACGATCACGGCGATCCCTTGGCCGCCGCCGATACACATGGTCGCAAGGCCGTAGCGCCCGCCTATGCGCTCCAGTTCGTAGAGCAGCTTGGTGAGGATGATTGCGCCCGAGGCGCCGACAGGATGGCCAAGTGCTACCGCGCCGCCGTTGGGGTTCACCTTGTTGGTGGGAAGATCGAGGTCAGCACTGACGGCACATGCCTGCGCGGCGAAGGCCTCGTTCGATTCGATCACGTCGAGATCGCTCACCTGCAGACCGGCGCGCTCCAGCGCCTGACGGGAGGCCGGCACGGGGCCCAGTCCCATCACTTCGGGAGCGACGCCGCCCAAGCCATAGGCGACGATCCGGGCCAGCGGGGTGATGCCGCGCGCCGTGGCGGTCTCGGCCTCCATCAACACCAGCGCTGCCGCGCCGTCGTTGATCCCCGAGGCGTTTCCGGCGGTAACCGAGCCGTCCTTGGCGAAGACCGGGCGCAGCTTGGCAAGATCGGCGTCGGTCAGGCCCGGCCGCACATGTTCGTCCGTGTCGAATGTCACCTCCGTGCGGCCTTGGCGAACGGTCATTGGCAGAATCTGGCCCTTGAACCGGCCCTCTGCGATGGCGCGAGCGGCGCGGCGGTGGGATTCGACGGCAAACGCATCCTGCGCGGCGCGGTTGATATTGCCGCGCTTGGCGATGTTCTCGGCGGTGACGCCCATGTGGCCGTTGCCGAACGGATCGGTGAGCGCGCCCAGCATCATGTCGGTCGCCACCACGTCGCCCATCTTCTGGCCCCGACGCGACTGGGTCAGCAGGTGACCGGCGCGGCTCATGCTTTCGGCGCCGCCAGCCAGCGCGATGTCGCAATTGCCCAGCAGGATCTGCTCGGCGGCGCTGACAACGGCCTGTAGCCCTGAGCCGCATAGCCGGTTGAGCGTCAGCGCGGGCGCGGTTTCCGGCACACCGGCGCGCATGGCCACGACGCGGGACAGATACATGTCCTCGGGCGCGGTGTGGATGACGTTGCCGAACACGGTTTGCCCGATATCCCCCGCCTCGATCCCCGCGCGGGAGATCGCCTCCCGCGCCACAGCGGCGCCAAGGTCGCAGGGGCTGACGCTGGCCAGCGCGCCACCGGCATCGCCGATCGCGGTGCGGACGCCTGAGGCGATGACTACCGATTTGGTCATGGGATCTTCCTTCTGGTCTCGAATGTCGGAGTGGCCCGCAGGAAGGCGGTGTGCCGCGGCATCCGTGGGTGTGATCTGGTGTTTCCCGGTATCAGGCGGCGCCGCTTTCGGCCTTGTCAGCGGTGGTT
This window contains:
- a CDS encoding efflux RND transporter periplasmic adaptor subunit, which translates into the protein MKKISVALLSLVVLAGAYAIAFGVPAQVAQLWGGAPSEQTDAAPRGGAGGPGGPGGGPGGPGGPRGQGRTTTVVLAPLEARAYTQELRTVGSAVSLRRAEVVATEAGEVVEAALQANKLVEKGDVLLRLDDRSERLALEIAEANRDQAQATVTRYQGLHQNGSAVVTDVALSEALVELRLAEANVGLAEVALENRTVVAPISGRLGLSDVQVGDQLSTGDTIVTVDDTTTLLATFEMPERSIGLLSEGKPVLVTTPTYTGRVFEGTITAFDSRLDSVTRSATVQAEIDNAEGLLLSGMTFAIRMNEDTDPLPMVPSTAITWDRSGAGIWVADEGQTARVPVTIRYRDGDQVWLETEAPVGAQIVTEGAAKLREGAQVTTADAARGSGA
- a CDS encoding ricin-type beta-trefoil lectin domain protein, yielding MTPYNFAATAKARIAPAGLAALAGLLLPQSVLAESPVIQTEGPIIHLADNLDESAGLGWCIDTEGRGESDALHAHSCKPTGDDVLFSYAPDIGRIESATYAGKCMAYSARDDAENPFGLVPCDDSDPNQQFSYDPESGQIHLGAEAAQCVTVSAAIDDAGPYQSRDLLLAACDELDPSFKTWIIRDGTDLSSRIRPIQEQ
- the bktB gene encoding beta-ketothiolase BktB; protein product: MTKSVVIASGVRTAIGDAGGALASVSPCDLGAAVAREAISRAGIEAGDIGQTVFGNVIHTAPEDMYLSRVVAMRAGVPETAPALTLNRLCGSGLQAVVSAAEQILLGNCDIALAGGAESMSRAGHLLTQSRRGQKMGDVVATDMMLGALTDPFGNGHMGVTAENIAKRGNINRAAQDAFAVESHRRAARAIAEGRFKGQILPMTVRQGRTEVTFDTDEHVRPGLTDADLAKLRPVFAKDGSVTAGNASGINDGAAALVLMEAETATARGITPLARIVAYGLGGVAPEVMGLGPVPASRQALERAGLQVSDLDVIESNEAFAAQACAVSADLDLPTNKVNPNGGAVALGHPVGASGAIILTKLLYELERIGGRYGLATMCIGGGQGIAVIVERG